From a region of the Streptococcus ruminantium genome:
- a CDS encoding chloride channel protein, which yields MSNRGRFQVQLFVLSLTSGIIAGLVTTLFGNILLGIGELRSKFFLCLIPFLALAGLALVFAYQNWGKSVRSGMDLVFKAGQGQDTHISPVLIPLITLTTWISHLFGASVGREGVAVQLGVALSHWLGTNWFKSISKDLIVKIGMAAGFAGLFQTPLAASFFAIEVLVVGSFSWTSLPYCLLAAFTASTTSHLLGLEKFSHIITTPNFQIADSFKFLLLSLCFGIIGNLFAWILERAKTRINIWLSDPYKRVFYMGLLLTALLFIFHQGRYSGLGTNLIEFSLEGEQIFTYDWFLKLILTCLCLVAGFQGGEVTPLFAIGASSGAVLAGILGLPIEFVAALGYCTVFSSATNTLLAPILIGYEVFGISLVPYAVPVLYLAYFINRKESIYRQQLR from the coding sequence ATGAGCAATAGAGGAAGGTTTCAGGTTCAACTATTTGTCCTGTCTCTGACGAGTGGAATAATAGCAGGTTTGGTGACAACTCTCTTTGGAAATATCCTGTTAGGTATAGGAGAGCTACGCTCTAAATTCTTTCTCTGCTTGATACCATTTTTAGCATTGGCTGGATTAGCACTCGTTTTTGCTTATCAAAACTGGGGAAAATCTGTCCGATCAGGCATGGATCTAGTTTTTAAGGCAGGACAAGGACAAGACACACATATATCTCCAGTCTTGATTCCATTGATTACGCTAACAACATGGATCAGTCATCTTTTTGGAGCCTCTGTTGGACGTGAAGGGGTAGCTGTTCAGTTGGGAGTTGCCCTTTCTCATTGGCTAGGAACCAATTGGTTCAAATCCATTTCTAAAGATTTAATAGTTAAAATAGGTATGGCAGCTGGTTTTGCTGGACTTTTTCAAACACCCTTGGCTGCTAGTTTTTTCGCTATTGAAGTCTTAGTCGTCGGGAGTTTTTCATGGACAAGCCTCCCCTATTGCTTGCTAGCAGCCTTCACAGCCTCTACCACTTCTCATCTGCTTGGATTAGAAAAATTTAGTCATATCATCACAACTCCAAACTTTCAAATTGCAGACAGCTTCAAATTCCTATTGTTATCACTTTGCTTTGGCATTATCGGCAATCTTTTCGCTTGGATTCTTGAGCGGGCAAAGACTCGTATAAATATTTGGTTGTCCGATCCTTATAAAAGAGTATTCTACATGGGATTATTGTTAACTGCCCTACTGTTTATTTTCCACCAAGGCCGTTATTCTGGTCTAGGAACCAATTTAATTGAGTTTAGTTTAGAAGGAGAGCAAATCTTTACCTACGACTGGTTTCTCAAGCTCATTCTCACCTGTCTCTGTTTGGTAGCCGGTTTTCAAGGTGGTGAAGTAACTCCACTCTTTGCTATTGGCGCTAGTTCTGGTGCTGTCTTAGCAGGAATACTTGGTCTTCCAATAGAATTTGTTGCAGCCCTTGGGTATTGCACTGTATTCTCCTCGGCTACCAATACTCTACTAGCACCTATCCTGATTGGATATGAAGTATTTGGTATTAGTCTGGTACCTTACGCTGTTCCTGTTCTTTATCTAGCCTATTTTATCAACCGCAAAGAAAGTATCTATCGACAACAGTTGCGATAA
- a CDS encoding flavodoxin, with the protein MALAKIVYASMTGNTEEIADIVASKLEELGLEVQVHECTTIETEEILDANLIVVASYTYSYGGDGELPDEIVDFYTDLANLDLTGKIYGVCGSGDTFYDDFCSAVDDFDVMLGSRGAIKGAENVKVDLAAEEEDIINLENFATDLVAKLDTLT; encoded by the coding sequence ATGGCACTAGCAAAAATAGTTTACGCTAGTATGACTGGTAACACAGAAGAAATTGCCGACATCGTTGCCAGTAAACTAGAAGAGTTAGGCTTAGAAGTACAAGTTCATGAATGTACAACCATTGAAACCGAAGAAATTTTGGATGCAAACCTCATTGTTGTAGCTAGTTATACTTATTCTTATGGTGGAGATGGGGAACTTCCAGATGAGATTGTTGACTTCTATACTGACCTAGCCAATTTAGATTTGACTGGAAAAATCTACGGTGTCTGCGGTTCTGGTGATACTTTCTATGATGATTTCTGTAGTGCAGTTGATGATTTCGATGTTATGCTAGGTTCACGCGGTGCAATCAAGGGTGCTGAGAATGTTAAAGTTGACCTCGCTGCTGAAGAAGAAGATATTATCAATTTAGAAAACTTTGCAACCGACTTAGTCGCAAAATTGGATACACTTACTTAA
- a CDS encoding FAD:protein FMN transferase: protein MQASSRIIRLMGTMIETKIWHEQAETILDQVEELLYLYKDRFSANDLTSELMEVNLNAGVQAVPVTQDLYELIKLGKKHSLAEDSFLNITIGPLVQAWRIGFGDANIPHQEIINKKLKLIDPADIELDDEEQMVYLPKKGMAIDLGALAKGYVADRIVEFLKRMDVAAGLINLGGNVLTFGQAPHNPDGYWRIGIQDPQKVRGENALVLKISQESVVTSGVYERTLTVNGKNYHHILSSETGYPIETNLASLTIISKRSVDGEIWTTRLFGQAIPEIFEMVCQIPEVEAVLIDTEGRILLTPSLVDRVEIGLERVSDGLASPSEGSFGMRVTSDIVSGASVL, encoded by the coding sequence ATGCAAGCAAGTAGTAGAATCATTCGCTTGATGGGAACCATGATTGAAACCAAGATTTGGCATGAGCAAGCAGAAACAATCTTAGATCAGGTGGAGGAGTTGCTCTATCTATACAAGGACCGCTTTTCAGCCAATGATTTGACTTCCGAATTGATGGAGGTCAATCTCAATGCTGGGGTTCAAGCAGTTCCAGTTACGCAGGATTTATACGAACTGATAAAATTGGGCAAAAAACATAGTTTGGCTGAAGATAGCTTTCTCAATATAACAATTGGACCGCTTGTTCAGGCTTGGCGGATTGGATTTGGTGATGCTAATATTCCTCATCAAGAAATCATCAATAAAAAACTCAAACTAATCGATCCAGCTGACATTGAATTGGATGATGAAGAACAGATGGTATATCTGCCAAAGAAAGGTATGGCTATTGATTTAGGTGCTTTAGCAAAAGGCTATGTAGCGGATAGGATTGTTGAATTCTTGAAAAGAATGGATGTGGCCGCAGGCTTGATTAACCTAGGTGGCAATGTCCTAACTTTTGGTCAAGCTCCACACAATCCAGATGGTTACTGGCGAATCGGTATTCAAGATCCACAGAAAGTGCGTGGTGAAAATGCCCTAGTTCTCAAAATAAGTCAAGAATCGGTTGTTACCTCAGGTGTCTACGAAAGAACCCTTACGGTCAATGGAAAAAACTATCATCATATTTTAAGTTCTGAGACGGGGTACCCCATTGAAACGAATCTTGCTAGTCTCACGATCATCTCTAAGCGATCGGTAGATGGTGAAATTTGGACAACTCGCTTGTTTGGACAGGCGATACCAGAGATCTTTGAGATGGTTTGTCAAATACCAGAGGTAGAAGCAGTGTTAATAGATACTGAAGGACGTATTTTGTTGACACCGAGCTTGGTTGACAGGGTTGAAATAGGTTTAGAGAGGGTTTCGGATGGTTTGGCTAGTCCATCAGAGGGGAGTTTTGGAATGAGAGTTACATCCGACATCGTTTCGGGAGCCTCTGTTCTTTGA
- a CDS encoding chorismate mutase, producing MELEIIRSQINQLDQELVTLLEKRMELVEQVTAYKRATGKPVLDSSRETSVLERVGNLVKKDAYRSTIQATFRDIMAQSRAYQSSQLMSHEQ from the coding sequence ATGGAATTGGAAATCATTCGTTCACAAATCAATCAACTAGATCAAGAACTTGTCACCCTATTGGAAAAGCGTATGGAATTGGTAGAACAAGTCACAGCTTATAAGCGGGCGACAGGAAAACCAGTTCTTGATAGCAGTCGCGAAACAAGTGTCTTAGAACGTGTAGGAAATTTGGTAAAAAAAGACGCATATCGCTCTACCATTCAAGCAACCTTTAGAGACATCATGGCTCAGTCCAGAGCTTATCAATCTTCACAGTTAATGAGCCATGAGCAATAG
- a CDS encoding beta/alpha barrel domain-containing protein, with translation MSQQFIPSVLSDLRQDIVQMPEVIKECSGIRIYGRRIRSVLFTTDVSIIANHNADAILAVYPFTPSPTIIKSIMLVASVPVLAGVGGGLTTGKRSANMSLFSESEGAYAVVVNGPTDVQTIEEINKVVDIPIIYTVVSEKSDLVSRIKAGVDILNISCGLETPNVVKKIREDFPDFPIIATGGPTEESIRRVIEAGANAVSYTAPSNGELFKGKMEKYRQYVKD, from the coding sequence ATGAGCCAACAATTCATTCCATCGGTTTTATCGGATTTGCGACAAGATATTGTTCAAATGCCTGAAGTTATTAAAGAATGCAGTGGTATTCGGATTTATGGCCGTCGGATTCGTTCGGTCTTGTTTACAACAGATGTATCGATCATTGCTAATCATAATGCAGATGCCATCCTAGCGGTTTACCCATTTACACCCAGTCCTACAATTATCAAGAGTATAATGCTAGTTGCCTCTGTTCCAGTGCTGGCAGGTGTCGGTGGAGGTTTGACTACTGGAAAACGTTCGGCCAATATGAGTTTATTTTCTGAATCGGAGGGAGCTTACGCAGTTGTTGTCAATGGTCCAACAGATGTTCAAACAATTGAGGAAATCAATAAGGTTGTGGATATTCCTATTATTTACACAGTTGTTTCTGAAAAATCTGACTTAGTATCGCGTATCAAGGCTGGAGTGGATATTTTAAATATTTCTTGTGGTCTAGAGACCCCCAATGTTGTGAAGAAAATTCGAGAAGATTTTCCAGATTTTCCCATTATTGCCACAGGTGGACCAACGGAAGAATCTATTCGTCGGGTTATTGAGGCTGGTGCTAATGCAGTTTCCTACACAGCTCCAAGTAATGGAGAACTGTTTAAAGGGAAGATGGAAAAATACCGTCAGTATGTAAAAGATTGA
- the rplS gene encoding 50S ribosomal protein L19: MNPLIQSLTEGQLRTDIPSFRPGDTVRVHAKVVEGNRERIQIFEGVVISRKGQGISEMYTVRKISGGVGVERTFPIHTPRVDKIEVVRYGKVRRAKLYYLRALQGKAARIKEIRR, translated from the coding sequence ATGAATCCATTGATCCAAAGTTTGACAGAAGGTCAACTTCGTACTGACATCCCTTCATTCCGTCCTGGTGACACTGTGCGTGTTCATGCTAAGGTTGTCGAAGGTAACCGTGAGCGTATCCAGATTTTCGAGGGTGTAGTTATCTCTCGCAAAGGTCAAGGTATCTCAGAAATGTACACTGTACGTAAAATCTCTGGTGGTGTAGGTGTCGAGCGTACATTCCCAATTCACACTCCACGTGTTGATAAGATTGAAGTAGTACGTTACGGTAAAGTACGTCGTGCTAAATTGTACTACTTACGTGCATTGCAAGGTAAAGCTGCGCGTATCAAAGAAATCCGTCGCTAA
- a CDS encoding FtsW/RodA/SpoVE family cell cycle protein, with product MRCFMKYRGTIDSRIDYSLILPVFFLLVVGIISLYIAVSQDYPANVLQMVGQQVAWIGMGMIAAFLVMFFSTKFLWQVTPFLYVLGLILMALPLFFYNPELVASTGAKNWVTIGNMTLFQPSEFMKIAYIVMLARVIVTFHKHYPIRKIREDFILIGYMILLTVPILLLLAMQKDLGTSLVFAAIFSGMLLLSGVSWKILLPTALTLFVLFVTFMLIFISPGGTTFLYNIGIDTYKINRISAWLDPFKNAQTTTYQQAQSLIAIGSGGLKGLGFNKTNLLIPVRESDMIFTVIGEDFGFIGGTVLIGLYLLFIYRMLRVTLQSNNRYYTYISTGYIMMILFHVFENIGAATGLLPLTGIPLPFISQGGSSMVANLIGVGLVLSMGYQSRLASEKESNKSRKNRNITLRR from the coding sequence ATGAGGTGTTTCATGAAATATAGAGGGACGATTGATAGTCGAATAGATTACTCGCTCATTTTACCAGTCTTTTTTCTATTAGTTGTGGGGATTATCTCGCTCTATATTGCAGTTAGTCAGGATTATCCCGCAAATGTTTTACAAATGGTAGGACAGCAAGTTGCATGGATAGGGATGGGGATGATCGCAGCCTTTTTAGTTATGTTCTTTTCTACTAAATTTCTTTGGCAAGTTACCCCCTTTTTATATGTTCTGGGGCTTATTCTAATGGCTTTACCATTATTTTTCTACAATCCTGAGTTGGTGGCTTCAACAGGGGCAAAAAACTGGGTGACTATTGGGAATATGACTCTTTTTCAGCCTTCAGAGTTTATGAAAATAGCTTATATTGTCATGTTGGCTAGAGTTATTGTTACCTTCCATAAACACTATCCGATACGGAAGATTCGTGAGGACTTTATACTCATTGGCTATATGATTTTACTGACGGTTCCGATTTTACTACTTTTGGCTATGCAAAAAGACCTTGGAACATCCTTGGTGTTTGCTGCTATTTTCAGTGGCATGCTTCTTTTATCAGGGGTTTCTTGGAAAATTTTATTACCTACAGCCTTGACCTTGTTTGTATTATTTGTCACTTTTATGCTTATTTTCATTTCTCCTGGTGGGACGACTTTCTTATACAATATAGGCATAGACACATACAAAATCAACCGTATTTCGGCTTGGTTGGATCCATTTAAAAATGCTCAAACAACTACCTACCAACAGGCTCAGAGCTTGATTGCTATTGGTAGTGGTGGATTGAAGGGCCTTGGTTTCAATAAAACCAATCTACTAATTCCTGTCCGTGAAAGTGATATGATCTTTACAGTTATTGGCGAGGATTTTGGTTTTATTGGTGGAACAGTCCTAATCGGTTTGTATTTACTTTTTATCTACCGTATGTTGCGAGTAACATTGCAATCAAACAACCGTTACTATACCTATATATCGACAGGATACATCATGATGATTCTTTTCCATGTCTTTGAAAATATTGGTGCTGCAACTGGTTTACTTCCTTTGACAGGGATTCCATTGCCTTTTATCTCTCAGGGAGGATCATCAATGGTGGCCAATCTAATCGGTGTTGGTTTGGTCTTATCAATGGGCTATCAATCACGTCTAGCCAGTGAGAAAGAGTCCAACAAATCACGTAAGAATAGAAATATTACATTAAGACGTTAG
- the rpsN gene encoding 30S ribosomal protein S14: MAKKSKIARYHKQLELIERYAELRRTLKENGDYEALRKLPRDSNPNRLKHRDLTDGRPHAYMRKFGVSRITFRKLAHLGQLPGVKKASW; this comes from the coding sequence ATGGCTAAAAAATCAAAAATAGCTCGCTATCATAAACAGTTGGAATTGATTGAGCGCTATGCTGAATTACGAAGAACACTCAAAGAAAATGGGGACTATGAAGCTCTAAGAAAGCTTCCTCGTGATTCTAATCCTAACCGATTAAAACACCGCGACCTCACCGATGGCCGTCCACACGCCTACATGCGCAAATTCGGTGTCAGTCGGATTACATTCCGTAAGCTCGCTCATCTTGGTCAGCTTCCAGGAGTTAAAAAAGCAAGTTGGTAA
- a CDS encoding DHH family phosphoesterase produces the protein MTIYSNIIEKIQEYDTIIIHRHQRPDPDAIGSQVGLQKLLQKNFPTKTIKATGFEAPNLSWMAEMDAVADKDYQGALVIVTDTANTARIDDARYAQGAFLIKIDHHPNEEPYGDLLWVNTAASSCSEMITEFAIQSQLVLDGEIARLLYAGIVGDTGRFLYPATSSHTFEMVARLLQEDFDFAHLSRQMDTIDFKIAKLTGYVYDHLEVDGCGAARIILTRAILERYGVTDADTSFIVGAPGRIGAVQAWGVFVEQADGSYRVRLRSKYTPINEIAKRHDGGGHPLASGANSYSLSENEQIYQEIQQVVKNASK, from the coding sequence ATGACTATTTACAGTAACATTATTGAAAAAATTCAAGAATACGACACCATCATTATTCACCGTCACCAGAGACCAGATCCAGATGCGATTGGTAGTCAGGTTGGCTTGCAAAAATTATTGCAAAAGAATTTTCCGACAAAGACTATTAAGGCAACAGGATTTGAAGCTCCCAATCTTTCTTGGATGGCAGAGATGGATGCAGTAGCGGATAAAGATTATCAGGGTGCGTTGGTCATTGTGACAGACACAGCAAACACTGCTCGTATTGATGATGCGCGTTATGCGCAGGGCGCCTTTTTGATAAAAATTGACCATCATCCCAATGAAGAACCATATGGCGACTTACTTTGGGTCAATACAGCAGCTAGTTCTTGTAGTGAAATGATTACAGAGTTCGCTATCCAAAGTCAGTTAGTTTTGGATGGAGAGATTGCTCGTTTGCTCTATGCTGGAATCGTAGGCGATACAGGCCGTTTTCTCTACCCAGCGACTAGCTCACATACCTTTGAAATGGTTGCTCGTTTGCTCCAAGAAGATTTTGATTTTGCGCACCTATCTCGTCAGATGGATACCATTGACTTTAAAATTGCTAAGCTGACAGGGTACGTCTATGATCATTTAGAGGTAGATGGATGCGGAGCTGCTCGCATTATATTGACGCGCGCAATTCTTGAGCGGTACGGTGTGACCGATGCGGATACTTCTTTCATTGTTGGCGCACCGGGGCGTATTGGAGCGGTTCAGGCATGGGGTGTTTTTGTAGAGCAAGCTGATGGCAGCTATAGGGTTCGTCTCCGCAGTAAGTATACTCCTATCAATGAGATTGCAAAACGCCACGATGGCGGTGGTCATCCACTAGCGAGTGGTGCTAACTCTTATTCTCTTTCTGAAAATGAACAAATTTACCAAGAAATCCAACAGGTAGTGAAAAATGCAAGCAAGTAG
- a CDS encoding DJ-1 family glyoxalase III, translating to MVKVAVILANGFEEIEALAPVDVFRRAGFDCQILGLNSQEVEGSHGIRVQTDQMFSGELSPFDLIVLPGGMPGSVNLRDDDRLISALKRAVEMGKSIAAICAAPIVLDKAGLLDSRCYTCFPGKEADIQSGIHLAENVVVDGPIITSRGAGTSLDFAYKLVDLFGGDGTELAQTMVYKIEK from the coding sequence ATGGTGAAAGTGGCAGTTATTTTGGCTAATGGCTTTGAAGAAATTGAAGCTTTGGCACCTGTTGATGTTTTCCGGCGTGCTGGTTTTGATTGTCAAATACTTGGTCTGAATAGTCAGGAAGTGGAGGGATCACATGGAATTCGCGTTCAAACGGATCAAATGTTTAGCGGTGAATTGTCTCCCTTTGATTTGATTGTTTTACCTGGAGGAATGCCAGGATCGGTAAATCTAAGAGATGATGATCGTTTGATTTCAGCATTGAAGCGGGCAGTTGAAATGGGCAAGTCTATTGCAGCTATTTGTGCAGCTCCGATTGTTTTAGATAAAGCAGGTCTACTAGACAGTCGTTGCTATACTTGTTTTCCTGGAAAAGAAGCAGATATTCAATCAGGCATTCATTTAGCAGAAAATGTAGTAGTTGATGGACCTATCATTACTAGTCGTGGTGCAGGTACAAGTTTGGATTTTGCATATAAATTGGTTGATTTGTTTGGTGGTGATGGCACAGAGCTTGCGCAGACAATGGTCTATAAGATTGAAAAATAA
- a CDS encoding type B 50S ribosomal protein L31, protein MKKDIHPEYRTVVFMDTTTGYKFLSGSTKKTSETVEFEGETYPLVRVEISSDSHPFYTGRQKFTQADGRVDRFNKKYGLK, encoded by the coding sequence ATGAAAAAAGATATCCATCCAGAATATCGCACTGTTGTCTTCATGGACACTACTACTGGCTACAAGTTCCTTAGCGGTTCGACTAAGAAAACTAGCGAAACAGTAGAATTTGAAGGTGAAACATATCCATTGGTTCGTGTGGAAATTTCATCAGACTCACACCCATTCTACACAGGACGTCAAAAGTTCACCCAAGCAGATGGACGTGTGGATCGTTTCAACAAAAAATACGGTCTCAAGTAA
- the gyrB gene encoding DNA topoisomerase (ATP-hydrolyzing) subunit B: protein MTEEIKDLQDKAQEYDASQIQVLEGLEAVRMRPGMYIGSTSKEGLHHLVWEIVDNSIDEALAGFADKIEVYIEPDNSITVIDNGRGIPVDIQEKTGRPAVETVFTVLHAGGKFGGGGYKVSGGLHGVGSSVVNALSTQLDVHVYKNGQVYFQEYHRGEVVADLKVVGETDRSGTTVHFTPDPEIFNETTEFDFAKLNKRIQELAFLNRGLNLSITDKREGLEQTKEYHYEGGIASYVEYLNENKDVIFEMPIYTEGEMDDITVEVAIQYTTSYHENVVSFANNIHTHEGGTHEQGFRTALTRVINDYAKKSKILKENEDNLTGEDVREGLTAVISVKHPGPQFEGQTKTKLGNSEVVKITNRLFSEAFSEFLLENPQVARRIVEKGILASKARIAAKRAREVTRKKSGLEISNLPGKLADCSSNDATKTELFIVEGDSAGGSAKSGRDREFQAILPIRGKILNVEKASMDKILANEEIRSLFTAMGTGFGADFDVSKARYQKLVIMTDADVDGAHIRTLLLTLFYRYMRPVVEAGYVYIAQPPIYGIKVGSEIKEYIQPSVNQEQELQDALARHSTGRSKPTIQRYKGLGEMDDHQLWETTMNPENRLMARVSVDDAAEADKIFDMLMGDRVEPRREFIEENAVYSTLDV from the coding sequence ATGACAGAAGAAATCAAAGATTTACAAGATAAGGCTCAGGAATATGATGCCAGTCAGATTCAGGTTTTGGAAGGGTTGGAAGCAGTTCGGATGCGTCCGGGAATGTATATTGGTTCCACTTCCAAAGAGGGGCTTCATCATCTGGTTTGGGAAATTGTTGATAACTCCATAGATGAGGCCTTAGCTGGATTTGCAGATAAGATTGAAGTCTATATCGAACCGGACAACTCGATTACAGTAATTGATAATGGTCGTGGAATCCCTGTTGATATTCAGGAAAAAACAGGTCGTCCTGCTGTGGAAACAGTCTTCACCGTTCTCCATGCTGGTGGGAAATTTGGCGGAGGCGGCTATAAGGTCTCTGGTGGCTTGCACGGCGTAGGTTCTTCCGTAGTAAATGCTCTTTCAACACAGTTGGATGTTCATGTCTATAAAAATGGTCAGGTTTATTTTCAAGAGTATCATCGTGGTGAGGTCGTTGCAGATTTGAAAGTGGTGGGAGAAACGGATCGTTCTGGTACGACTGTGCATTTTACACCAGATCCAGAAATTTTCAATGAAACAACTGAGTTTGACTTTGCTAAGTTGAATAAACGTATTCAGGAGTTGGCTTTCCTCAACCGTGGTTTGAATCTTTCTATTACAGATAAGCGTGAAGGACTTGAACAAACCAAGGAATACCACTATGAGGGGGGGATTGCTTCCTATGTTGAGTATCTCAATGAAAACAAAGATGTTATTTTTGAAATGCCTATTTACACCGAAGGTGAAATGGATGATATTACGGTAGAAGTCGCCATACAATATACGACTAGCTACCATGAAAATGTGGTCAGTTTTGCAAATAACATCCACACCCATGAAGGGGGGACTCACGAGCAGGGATTCCGAACAGCACTTACGCGTGTTATCAATGATTATGCAAAGAAAAGTAAAATTCTCAAAGAGAACGAGGACAATCTGACTGGCGAAGATGTACGTGAGGGCTTGACAGCTGTCATCTCCGTGAAGCATCCTGGGCCACAGTTTGAAGGACAGACCAAGACGAAGTTGGGCAACAGCGAGGTTGTCAAGATTACCAATCGTCTCTTTTCAGAAGCTTTTTCAGAATTTCTTTTGGAAAATCCGCAGGTTGCTCGTCGAATCGTTGAAAAAGGGATTTTGGCAAGTAAGGCTCGCATAGCAGCTAAACGGGCGCGTGAAGTGACTCGTAAGAAATCTGGTCTTGAAATTTCCAATCTTCCTGGGAAATTGGCTGATTGTTCCTCAAATGATGCGACAAAAACAGAACTCTTTATCGTTGAGGGAGATTCAGCTGGTGGTTCTGCTAAGTCCGGTCGTGATCGTGAGTTTCAAGCTATATTGCCAATCCGTGGTAAGATTTTAAACGTAGAAAAGGCTAGCATGGATAAGATTCTGGCCAATGAAGAAATTCGCAGCTTGTTTACAGCGATGGGAACTGGATTTGGAGCTGATTTTGATGTCAGCAAAGCCCGTTATCAGAAACTGGTTATCATGACTGATGCCGATGTGGATGGCGCCCATATCCGAACTCTCCTTTTGACCTTGTTTTACCGCTATATGCGTCCAGTGGTAGAGGCTGGCTATGTCTATATTGCGCAACCACCAATTTATGGAATCAAAGTTGGAAGTGAAATAAAAGAATACATCCAGCCTAGTGTTAATCAAGAACAAGAATTGCAAGATGCCTTAGCGAGACATAGTACAGGACGTTCCAAGCCAACTATTCAGCGTTACAAAGGTTTGGGAGAAATGGATGATCATCAGTTGTGGGAAACAACGATGAATCCAGAAAATCGTCTTATGGCACGTGTTTCTGTTGATGATGCTGCGGAAGCAGATAAGATTTTTGACATGTTGATGGGGGACAGAGTTGAGCCTCGGCGAGAGTTTATTGAGGAAAATGCTGTTTATTCAACATTAGATGTCTAA